In Halopseudomonas nanhaiensis, a single window of DNA contains:
- a CDS encoding mechanosensitive ion channel family protein, whose protein sequence is MNDLIEALPTDALQLVGDAWMYQVFAIIFASLVLAYVGKLILDRVERRALSSRSIWDDALVLAARRPLWVLIWTMGLLWAGQITAAQMDEDVAGVLDSMQQILLIVLLAWFLLRLMLQVEERLVDPNYRTKPLDETTVSAIGKLLRISVILTAGLVVLQALGYSVSGVLAFGGIGGIAVGFAAKDLLANFFGGLMIYLDRPFAVGEWVRSPDKDIEGTVEHIGWRLTRIRTFDKRPLYVPNSIFNNIVVQNPSRMTHRRIYEHIGIRYDDIQRMQPILEAVRAMVAEHADIAQDQTQMVYFDRCAPSSVDFFVYCFTVTTVWAEYHRIKEDVLLKILAIVDEQGAEIAFPTSTLHVPDPVRVDSARDGFGGSPAQRGELA, encoded by the coding sequence ATGAACGACTTGATCGAAGCACTACCCACCGACGCCCTGCAGCTCGTGGGGGACGCCTGGATGTACCAGGTGTTTGCCATTATCTTCGCTTCCCTTGTGCTGGCATATGTGGGGAAGCTGATACTGGACCGTGTCGAGCGGCGCGCCCTTAGCAGCCGCTCAATCTGGGACGATGCGCTGGTGCTGGCGGCAAGACGCCCGCTCTGGGTGTTGATCTGGACGATGGGTCTGCTATGGGCGGGGCAGATTACCGCCGCGCAGATGGACGAGGATGTCGCTGGCGTTCTGGATTCGATGCAGCAGATCCTGTTGATCGTGCTGCTCGCCTGGTTCCTTCTTCGTCTTATGCTGCAGGTCGAAGAACGCCTGGTAGATCCGAACTATCGTACCAAGCCGCTCGATGAAACGACGGTCAGCGCGATAGGCAAGTTGCTGCGAATCTCGGTCATCCTTACGGCGGGTCTGGTGGTACTGCAGGCATTGGGCTACAGCGTATCGGGCGTGCTGGCGTTCGGCGGTATTGGGGGCATTGCGGTCGGCTTCGCGGCAAAGGATCTGTTGGCGAATTTCTTCGGCGGGTTGATGATCTACCTCGATCGTCCCTTTGCCGTAGGCGAGTGGGTGCGCTCACCCGACAAGGACATAGAAGGGACAGTCGAGCACATCGGCTGGCGATTGACCCGCATACGTACGTTCGACAAGCGGCCGCTCTACGTGCCGAACTCCATCTTCAACAACATCGTCGTGCAGAACCCCTCGCGGATGACGCACAGGCGCATCTATGAGCACATTGGCATCCGCTATGACGACATACAGCGCATGCAACCGATACTCGAAGCCGTGCGAGCGATGGTCGCCGAACATGCCGATATCGCACAGGACCAGACGCAGATGGTCTATTTCGACCGCTGCGCGCCGTCATCCGTGGATTTCTTCGTCTACTGCTTCACCGTGACCACCGTCTGGGCGGAGTACCACCGGATCAAGGAGGACGTATTGCTGAAGATCCTGGCGATCGTTGACGAGCAGGGTGCCGAGATAGCGTTCCCGACCTCGACGCTGCATGTACCGGACCCGGTACGCGTCGATAGCGCGAGGGACGGGTTTGGCGGGAGCCCCGCCCAGCGGGGGGAGCTGGCATGA
- the nagZ gene encoding beta-N-acetylhexosaminidase translates to MLDVAGTWLTPEDRHLLRQPQVGGMILFARNTESPAQVRELVRAIRSERPDMLIAIDQEGGRVQRLRRDVVRLPALGRICSEAPDNAEEVAEAAAWLMATEMLACGIDISFAPVLDLDYGRSEVIGNRSLSGDADELIRLGRAYIAGLHRAGMAATGKHFPGHGWAEADSHVALPVDDRSEEAIRASDLKPFAALASVLDGIMPAHVIYPAIDSLPAGFSIAWLQRILREELGFDGVIFSDDLTMAGAHAVGGMSERVDAAVRSGCDMLLVCNDRGAAEQALAHAQRIGIQPGARLPRMLARRSPGIDYKHDPQWSRAMTLLKHNGLIESLA, encoded by the coding sequence ATGCTTGACGTGGCTGGTACCTGGCTAACGCCGGAAGACCGCCATCTGCTTCGCCAACCGCAGGTAGGCGGTATGATTCTGTTTGCACGCAATACCGAGTCTCCTGCACAAGTGCGCGAGCTGGTGCGAGCGATTCGCTCCGAGCGGCCGGACATGCTCATTGCCATCGATCAGGAGGGTGGCCGGGTGCAGCGGTTGCGTCGCGATGTCGTCCGGTTGCCGGCCTTGGGTCGTATCTGCTCCGAGGCGCCAGACAACGCCGAGGAGGTGGCCGAAGCAGCCGCCTGGCTGATGGCGACGGAAATGCTGGCTTGTGGTATCGATATCAGCTTCGCACCCGTGCTCGATCTGGATTACGGTCGCAGCGAGGTGATCGGCAATCGCTCGCTGAGCGGGGATGCCGACGAGCTCATTCGGCTGGGCAGGGCGTATATCGCCGGCCTGCACAGGGCGGGCATGGCCGCAACCGGCAAGCATTTTCCCGGGCACGGCTGGGCCGAGGCGGATTCGCACGTAGCGCTCCCGGTGGATGATCGCTCGGAAGAAGCGATTCGCGCCAGCGATCTGAAGCCTTTCGCCGCACTTGCCAGCGTGCTTGACGGGATCATGCCGGCGCATGTGATCTACCCCGCAATCGATAGCCTCCCCGCTGGATTCTCGATTGCCTGGCTGCAACGGATTCTTCGCGAGGAGCTCGGCTTTGACGGGGTCATCTTCAGCGATGATCTCACCATGGCGGGCGCGCATGCGGTAGGCGGCATGTCCGAGCGGGTTGACGCTGCAGTGCGCTCCGGCTGTGACATGTTGCTGGTTTGCAATGATCGTGGTGCGGCCGAGCAAGCGCTCGCGCATGCCCAGCGGATCGGCATACAGCCTGGAGCGCGCCTGCCCAGGATGCTGGCCCGTCGTAGTCCTGGAATTGACTACAAGCACGATCCCCAGTGGTCGCGCGCCATGACCTTGCTCAAGCACAACGGACTGATCGAAAGCCTGGCATGA
- a CDS encoding L,D-transpeptidase, giving the protein MRLDWIHISIPHQRLTGFANGEAACVVDVSTAVNGVGEHEGSGCTPRGLHRVRARIGEGLPVRSVFIGRRPTGEVWSEDLVRLHPRRDWILTRILWLCGEQVGFNRGGAVDSQRRFIYLHGTGDDQPMGQPLSHGCIRLRNDDMLALFEQTPAGCPVYIDETPTDPVDRLIEFTSETQP; this is encoded by the coding sequence ATGCGACTCGACTGGATCCACATTTCGATCCCCCACCAACGCCTGACGGGCTTCGCCAATGGCGAGGCAGCTTGCGTTGTGGACGTGTCCACCGCTGTCAACGGCGTCGGTGAGCACGAGGGGAGTGGCTGCACGCCTCGCGGGCTTCACCGGGTCCGTGCCCGGATTGGCGAAGGTCTGCCGGTGCGTTCGGTGTTCATCGGGCGTCGTCCCACCGGTGAGGTCTGGAGCGAGGATCTGGTACGGCTGCATCCGCGTCGCGACTGGATTCTCACACGCATCCTCTGGCTCTGTGGCGAGCAGGTCGGTTTCAACCGCGGCGGCGCCGTGGATTCCCAGCGTCGCTTCATCTATCTGCATGGAACCGGTGACGACCAACCCATGGGGCAGCCGCTATCTCACGGCTGCATCCGGCTGCGCAACGACGACATGCTCGCGCTGTTCGAGCAGACCCCTGCGGGCTGCCCGGTTTATATAGACGAGACGCCGACCGATCCGGTGGACCGTCTGATCGAATTTACCTCGGAGACACAACCTTGA
- a CDS encoding TetR/AcrR family transcriptional regulator, with protein sequence MAQSDTVERILDAAEQLFAEKGFAETSLRLITSKAGVNLAAVNYHFGSKKALIQAVFVRFLNPFVNSLEAELDRQQAAGSTEPDIEELLEMLVRQALQVKPRSGNDLSIFMRLLGLAFSQSQGHLRKYLGEVYGRVFQRYMNLLLKAAPAIPPSELFWRVHFMLGSAAFTMSSMKALRAIAESEFGTHNGVDEVLRLMVPFLAAGMRAEGGLHTIAAAETGVAETA encoded by the coding sequence ATGGCCCAGTCAGATACTGTCGAGCGCATTCTCGACGCTGCCGAACAACTGTTTGCCGAGAAAGGCTTCGCTGAAACGTCCCTGCGACTCATCACCAGCAAGGCGGGGGTGAATCTGGCTGCGGTCAACTATCACTTCGGCTCGAAGAAAGCGCTCATTCAGGCGGTCTTCGTGCGCTTCCTCAACCCCTTCGTCAACAGTCTGGAGGCAGAGCTTGACCGCCAGCAGGCGGCCGGATCGACCGAGCCCGATATCGAGGAACTGCTCGAGATGCTCGTTCGTCAGGCGCTGCAGGTCAAACCTCGCAGTGGCAATGACCTGTCGATCTTCATGCGGTTGCTGGGTCTGGCTTTCAGCCAGAGCCAGGGGCATCTTCGCAAGTATCTCGGCGAAGTGTATGGCCGGGTTTTCCAGCGTTACATGAACCTGCTGTTGAAGGCAGCGCCGGCGATTCCTCCCAGCGAGCTTTTCTGGCGCGTTCATTTCATGCTCGGCAGCGCGGCGTTCACGATGTCCAGCATGAAGGCGCTACGGGCCATCGCCGAGTCAGAATTCGGCACGCACAACGGGGTCGATGAAGTGCTGCGCCTGATGGTGCCGTTTCTGGCGGCGGGCATGCGCGCCGAAGGTGGTCTGCATACGATCGCGGCCGCTGAAACGGGCGTGGCAGAAACCGCCTGA
- the lexA gene encoding transcriptional repressor LexA yields the protein MQKLTARQQQILAFIKEYMDSNGYPPTRVDIAKELGFKSPNAAEDHLRALARKGAIEMIPGASRGIRLPETEAANDDQLPIIGQVAAGAPILALENIEDHCRLNPEFFRPKADYLLRVKGMSMKDIGILDGDLLAVHRTSEARNGQIIVARIGDEVTVKRFHKQGRKVSLIAENPDFAPIEIDLSEQELIIEGLSVGVIRR from the coding sequence ATGCAGAAACTGACGGCGCGGCAACAACAGATCCTGGCCTTCATCAAGGAGTACATGGACAGCAACGGCTATCCGCCTACGCGAGTGGATATTGCCAAGGAACTCGGCTTCAAGTCACCCAATGCCGCCGAAGATCACCTTCGGGCGCTGGCGCGCAAGGGTGCGATAGAGATGATACCCGGCGCCTCGCGCGGTATTCGTCTGCCCGAGACCGAAGCGGCCAACGACGACCAGCTTCCGATCATCGGACAGGTCGCTGCGGGCGCGCCGATCCTTGCGCTGGAAAACATCGAAGACCATTGCCGGCTCAATCCGGAATTCTTCAGACCCAAGGCGGACTACCTGCTTCGGGTCAAGGGAATGAGCATGAAGGATATCGGCATCCTCGATGGCGACCTGCTCGCGGTACATCGCACCAGCGAGGCGCGAAACGGACAGATCATCGTGGCGCGCATCGGCGACGAAGTGACGGTCAAGCGCTTTCACAAACAGGGCCGAAAGGTTTCGCTGATTGCCGAGAACCCGGACTTCGCCCCCATTGAAATCGACCTGTCGGAACAGGAACTCATCATCGAAGGTTTGAGCGTCGGCGTCATTCGCCGCTAG
- a CDS encoding SulA-like leucine-rich domain-containing protein, translating to MQYARNSQTLDQLSLFQNAWMASRARMAPSVISAERTSAPARRVSRECTAVALHESGYSEMALNGPPRQCLQWLAPVLRELSHSSATGWLTLIDPPSEVSLHWLRSAGLDSGRILIIRSRQGMDALSLCCKVLSGGKSHTVVSWLASDARASAMLTRAAAAGNCSSLNVRLDSSCAA from the coding sequence ATGCAGTATGCTCGTAATTCGCAGACACTGGATCAGTTGAGCCTGTTTCAGAACGCCTGGATGGCTTCACGGGCGCGCATGGCGCCATCGGTAATCTCCGCTGAAAGAACGTCAGCGCCGGCGCGTCGGGTAAGCAGGGAATGTACCGCTGTCGCATTACATGAAAGCGGCTACAGCGAGATGGCACTGAATGGTCCGCCACGTCAGTGCCTGCAGTGGTTGGCACCCGTACTGCGTGAACTGAGTCATTCCTCGGCCACGGGCTGGCTTACGCTGATCGACCCACCTTCCGAAGTGAGCCTCCATTGGCTCCGGTCTGCAGGCCTCGATTCCGGACGCATTCTGATCATTCGCAGCCGTCAGGGCATGGATGCCCTGTCTCTATGCTGCAAGGTACTCAGTGGAGGGAAAAGTCACACCGTGGTGAGCTGGCTGGCCAGCGACGCTCGTGCGTCCGCAATGTTGACCCGGGCCGCAGCTGCTGGCAACTGCAGCAGCCTCAATGTTCGGTTGGATTCCAGCTGCGCTGCCTGA
- a CDS encoding DUF6586 family protein, which translates to MANEVYTRTNQALYFARKAVASWREVSQSGALDSVTQSAYHREHALLHLYRGVLGVIHEVADRYRWPLMDARSVEAVLQGDAAVRFPGPELAELSELATAQDNWLSRLLSGWQQLQAPPVPQDSKPEADNLILASNALTNAREWSLSDAEEALAALAERVNRYREGMVEW; encoded by the coding sequence ATGGCAAACGAAGTCTATACCCGTACCAATCAGGCGCTGTACTTCGCCAGGAAGGCAGTGGCTTCCTGGCGTGAAGTCAGCCAGTCCGGCGCGCTGGATAGCGTTACCCAGAGTGCTTATCATCGCGAACACGCATTGCTTCATCTGTATCGCGGCGTGCTGGGGGTGATTCATGAAGTCGCCGATCGCTACCGGTGGCCACTGATGGACGCACGCAGTGTCGAAGCGGTGTTGCAGGGTGACGCTGCCGTTCGCTTTCCGGGCCCTGAGCTGGCGGAGCTGAGCGAACTGGCCACGGCCCAGGACAATTGGCTGAGTCGGCTGCTCAGCGGCTGGCAGCAGCTACAGGCTCCGCCGGTACCGCAGGACAGCAAGCCTGAAGCAGACAATCTGATCCTCGCCAGCAACGCGCTGACGAATGCCAGAGAGTGGTCTTTGAGTGACGCGGAAGAGGCGCTGGCGGCCCTCGCGGAACGCGTGAACCGCTATCGGGAAGGCATGGTCGAGTGGTAG
- the topA gene encoding type I DNA topoisomerase has product MGKALVIVESPAKAKTINKYLGNDFVVKSSIGHIRDLPTSGSGKSDTKPKGGRKAASAPEMDKQTKARMQLVKRMGVDPENGWKAHYEILPGKEKVIDELRRLAKDADTVYLATDLDREGEAIAWHLRESIGGDESRYKRVVFNEITKKAIQEAFSKPGELDINRVNAQQARRFLDRVVGYMVSPLLWQKIARGLSAGRVQSVAVKLIVDREREIRAFIPEEFWEVHALLNTPKGETARFEVVKESGEAFRPLNKAQADAALAKLENASYTVTKREDKPTSTRPNAPFITSTLQQAASTRLGFSVKKTMMMAQRLYEAGYITYMRTDSTNLSADAVDMARSYIKKAFGDKYLPEKPNSYSSKEGAQEAHEAIRPSDVKLKSTDLKGMERDAERLYELIWRQFVACQMPPAKYLSTSITAEAGAFELRVKGRILQFDGYTRVLPPQGKGGEDEVLPEVNVADALKLNTLEPKQHFTKPPARYSEASLVKELEKRGIGRPSTYASIISTIQDRGYVELNNRRFYAEKMGDIVTDRLSESFPNLMDYSFTARMEESLDDVAQGEVIWKKVLDDFYADFSRKLANAEAADGERGMRANVPTLTDIACQVCGRPMMIRTASTGVFLGCSGYALPPKERCKETINLVPGNEVAADDEEGESRVLRAKHRCKLCGTAMDSYLVDEHRKLHVCGNNPDCAGFEIEQGQFKIKGYDGPVIECDKCGSEMQLKTGRFGKYFGCTNGECKNTRKLLKNGEAAPPKMDPVKMPELRCDKVDDVYVLRDGASGLFLAASQFPKNRETRAPLVRELLPHRDEIDPKYHFLLDAPTQDPDKNPTVVRYSRKTKEQYVQSELEGKPTGWRAFHDGKRWNVDDARSKSKK; this is encoded by the coding sequence ATGGGAAAAGCACTGGTCATTGTGGAATCGCCGGCCAAGGCCAAGACGATCAACAAGTACCTGGGTAACGATTTCGTCGTAAAGTCGAGTATCGGGCATATCCGCGACCTGCCAACAAGTGGCAGCGGCAAATCGGACACCAAACCCAAGGGTGGGCGCAAGGCCGCCTCGGCTCCGGAAATGGACAAACAGACCAAGGCGCGCATGCAGCTGGTCAAGCGGATGGGTGTCGATCCGGAAAACGGATGGAAAGCCCATTACGAAATCCTGCCGGGCAAGGAAAAGGTCATTGATGAGCTGCGGCGCCTGGCCAAGGACGCCGATACCGTCTATCTCGCCACGGATTTGGACCGCGAGGGAGAAGCCATTGCCTGGCATCTGCGCGAGTCGATCGGTGGCGACGAAAGCCGCTACAAGCGCGTGGTGTTCAACGAGATCACCAAAAAGGCTATCCAGGAAGCTTTCTCCAAGCCTGGCGAGCTCGACATCAACCGTGTCAACGCCCAGCAGGCGCGTCGGTTCCTCGACCGGGTTGTGGGCTACATGGTCTCACCACTGCTCTGGCAAAAGATCGCCCGGGGTCTGTCGGCCGGTCGCGTCCAGTCGGTGGCGGTCAAGCTGATCGTCGATCGTGAGCGCGAGATTCGTGCGTTCATTCCGGAAGAGTTCTGGGAAGTACATGCGCTGCTGAATACCCCAAAGGGCGAGACGGCGCGCTTCGAGGTGGTGAAGGAATCAGGCGAGGCTTTCCGGCCGCTGAACAAGGCGCAGGCAGATGCCGCGCTGGCCAAGCTCGAAAACGCGAGCTACACCGTCACCAAGCGGGAAGACAAGCCCACCAGTACACGCCCGAACGCGCCTTTCATTACCTCGACCTTGCAGCAGGCGGCGAGTACTCGACTGGGCTTTTCTGTCAAGAAAACCATGATGATGGCCCAGCGGTTGTACGAGGCGGGTTACATCACCTATATGCGTACCGACTCGACCAATCTGTCGGCCGATGCCGTCGACATGGCGCGCAGCTATATAAAGAAGGCGTTCGGCGACAAATACTTGCCCGAGAAGCCGAACTCCTACAGCAGCAAGGAAGGTGCTCAGGAAGCGCACGAGGCGATCCGTCCGTCCGATGTGAAGCTCAAGTCCACTGATCTCAAGGGCATGGAACGTGACGCCGAAAGGCTGTACGAGTTGATCTGGCGGCAGTTCGTTGCCTGCCAGATGCCGCCTGCCAAATACCTGTCCACCAGTATCACCGCCGAAGCCGGTGCCTTTGAATTGCGTGTGAAGGGTCGCATTCTGCAGTTCGATGGCTATACCCGTGTGCTGCCGCCACAGGGCAAGGGTGGCGAAGACGAAGTGCTGCCCGAGGTGAACGTTGCAGATGCGCTGAAGCTCAATACGCTGGAGCCCAAGCAACACTTTACCAAGCCCCCGGCACGCTATTCCGAGGCAAGTCTGGTCAAGGAGCTGGAAAAGCGCGGCATTGGCCGTCCGTCCACCTACGCGTCGATCATCTCGACCATCCAGGACCGCGGCTATGTCGAGCTCAACAACCGTCGTTTCTACGCGGAGAAGATGGGCGACATCGTCACGGACCGGCTCAGCGAAAGCTTCCCCAACCTGATGGACTACAGCTTCACGGCGCGCATGGAAGAGTCGCTTGACGACGTGGCGCAGGGCGAGGTGATCTGGAAGAAGGTGCTCGACGATTTCTACGCCGACTTCAGCAGGAAGCTCGCTAACGCCGAGGCTGCCGACGGCGAGCGCGGTATGCGCGCCAACGTACCCACGCTGACCGACATCGCCTGCCAGGTATGTGGTCGGCCGATGATGATTCGCACTGCGTCCACTGGTGTATTCCTTGGTTGCTCCGGTTATGCGCTACCGCCGAAAGAGCGCTGCAAGGAGACCATCAACCTGGTGCCAGGCAACGAGGTGGCTGCGGACGACGAAGAGGGTGAGTCTCGCGTTCTGCGCGCCAAACACCGCTGCAAGCTGTGCGGCACTGCGATGGACAGCTACCTTGTCGATGAGCATCGCAAGCTGCATGTCTGCGGCAACAACCCTGACTGCGCAGGCTTCGAAATTGAACAGGGCCAGTTCAAGATCAAGGGCTACGACGGCCCGGTGATCGAGTGCGACAAGTGCGGCAGCGAAATGCAGCTTAAGACCGGCCGCTTTGGCAAGTACTTTGGCTGCACCAACGGCGAATGCAAGAACACCCGCAAGCTGTTGAAGAACGGGGAGGCTGCGCCGCCGAAGATGGATCCGGTGAAGATGCCGGAGCTGCGTTGCGACAAGGTCGACGATGTGTACGTCCTCCGCGACGGCGCGTCCGGCCTGTTCCTTGCGGCGAGCCAGTTCCCGAAAAACCGGGAAACGCGTGCTCCGCTGGTGCGTGAACTATTGCCCCATCGCGACGAGATCGACCCGAAGTACCACTTTCTGCTGGATGCCCCGACGCAGGACCCGGACAAGAATCCGACGGTTGTGCGTTACAGTCGCAAGACTAAGGAGCAATATGTCCAGAGCGAGCTCGAAGGCAAGCCGACTGGTTGGCGTGCCTTTCACGACGGCAAGCGCTGGAACGTCGACGACGCTCGGAGCAAAAGCAAGAAGTAG
- a CDS encoding DUF1653 domain-containing protein, producing the protein MEVRPGRYRHYKGKDYQVVGVARHSETEEQLVVYRTLYGEYDLWVRPLSMFTEQVTIDGEAYPRFTFVGEDV; encoded by the coding sequence ATGGAAGTTCGTCCAGGGCGCTATCGCCACTATAAAGGAAAGGATTATCAGGTGGTCGGCGTTGCGCGACACTCCGAGACCGAGGAGCAACTGGTGGTCTACCGTACGCTGTACGGGGAGTACGACCTTTGGGTGCGTCCGCTTTCCATGTTCACAGAGCAGGTCACCATCGACGGCGAAGCATATCCACGCTTTACCTTTGTCGGCGAAGACGTGTAG
- the fadA gene encoding acetyl-CoA C-acyltransferase FadA has protein sequence MSLNPRDVVIVDYGRTPMGRSKGGMYRNFRAETMSANLIDGLLARNPKIDPAEVEDVIWGCVNQTLEQGWNIARMASLMTRIPHTSSAQTVSRLCGSSMSALHTAAQAIQTGNGDVFVIGGVEHMGHVGMMHGVDPNPALSLYAAKASGMMGLTAEMLGKMHGISREAQDEFGARSHRLAHQATVEGKFKNELIPMEGHDENGFLKVFDFDETIRPETTVESLSQLRPAFNPKGGTVTAGTSSQITDGASCMIVMSAERAQALGLEIKGVIRSMAVAGVDPAIMGYGPVPSTQKALKRAGMTMADVDYVELNEAFAAQALPVLKDLKVLDKMEEKVNLHGGAIALGHPFGCSGARICGSLLNVMEEQGGTIGIATMCIGLGQGITTVFERV, from the coding sequence ATGAGCCTGAATCCAAGAGACGTCGTCATTGTCGATTACGGCCGCACCCCGATGGGTCGTTCCAAGGGCGGCATGTACCGTAATTTCCGTGCTGAAACCATGTCAGCCAACCTGATCGACGGACTGCTTGCACGCAATCCGAAAATTGACCCGGCAGAAGTCGAAGATGTGATCTGGGGTTGCGTTAACCAGACCCTCGAGCAGGGCTGGAACATCGCGCGGATGGCATCGCTGATGACCCGCATCCCTCACACCAGCTCCGCGCAGACCGTCAGCCGCCTGTGCGGCTCGTCGATGAGCGCATTGCACACTGCCGCTCAGGCGATCCAGACCGGTAACGGTGACGTGTTTGTCATCGGCGGTGTGGAGCACATGGGTCACGTGGGCATGATGCATGGCGTGGATCCGAACCCGGCGCTGTCGCTGTACGCTGCGAAGGCGTCCGGCATGATGGGCCTGACCGCTGAGATGCTCGGCAAGATGCACGGCATCAGCCGCGAAGCCCAGGACGAGTTCGGTGCCCGTTCGCACCGTCTGGCCCACCAGGCAACCGTCGAGGGCAAGTTCAAGAACGAGCTGATCCCGATGGAAGGCCATGACGAAAATGGCTTCCTGAAGGTCTTCGACTTCGACGAGACCATCCGCCCGGAAACCACGGTCGAAAGCCTGTCGCAGCTGCGTCCGGCATTCAATCCCAAGGGTGGCACGGTCACTGCCGGTACTTCCTCACAGATCACTGATGGCGCCTCGTGCATGATCGTGATGTCTGCCGAGCGCGCTCAGGCCCTGGGTCTGGAAATCAAGGGTGTGATCCGTTCGATGGCGGTTGCAGGTGTCGATCCGGCGATCATGGGCTATGGCCCTGTACCGTCTACTCAGAAGGCGCTCAAGCGTGCCGGCATGACGATGGCTGATGTGGACTATGTCGAACTCAACGAAGCCTTCGCTGCACAGGCGTTGCCGGTGTTGAAGGATCTGAAGGTGCTCGACAAGATGGAAGAGAAGGTCAACCTGCATGGCGGTGCAATTGCTCTGGGTCACCCCTTCGGTTGCTCCGGCGCACGCATCTGCGGCAGCTTGCTGAACGTCATGGAAGAGCAGGGTGGCACCATTGGTATCGCGACCATGTGTATCGGTCTCGGCCAGGGTATCACCACCGTATTCGAACGCGTCTAA